GCGGTTTGCTCTACGCGTTCGGTAGCGTCTGGGTATACGGCCCGACAGTGCTGCTTTATGTGATCGCCTGCACACTGATGCTCAACCTGCCCGCGCGGCAAACGCCGTTGAACAAAGGCAAAGCCACGCTGGATTCGTTGCTGGCGGGGATTCGCTTCATTCGCAGCCGCCCGGACATTCTCGGGGCGATTTCGCTGGATCTGTTTGCGGTGTTGCTCGGTGGCGCTACGGCGTTGCTGCCGGTGTTCGCCAAGGACATTCTGCTGACCGGGCCGTGGGGCCTCGGCCTGCTGCGTTCGGCACCGGCGGTCGGCGCACTGGGGATGTCGCTGTTCCTTGCGCGATTTGCCGTGGAGCGCAATGTCGGCCGGGTGATGTTCACAGCGGTGGGCGTATTCGGCGTCGCGACCATCGCCTTTGGCCTGTCGACCTCGTTCTGGTTCTCGCTGGCGGTGCTGGTGGTACTTGGCGCGGCGGACATGATCAGCATGGTCATCCGCGCGTCTTTCGTACAACTGGAAACCCCGGACGAAATGCGCGGCCGGGTCAGCGCGGTGAACGGGCTGTTCATCGGTGCTTCAAATCAGTTGGGCGAATTCGAATCCGGCGTCACCGCCCACTGGTTCGGCACGGTGCCGGCGGTGGTGATGGGCGGAATCGGCACGCTGGTAGTGACGGGGACGTGGATCAAGTTGTTTCCGACACTGGCTTACCGCGATCGGATGCATGTGCCAGTGGAAGAGGTGAAGGTCTGACAACCTCCAAAGCACAAGACAACTGAAAATGTGCGGTACATAGTTACCGCACTGAGTGTAATGTATCGCCTTACACTCGAGCCCATGATCAAATCCTTTCAGCACAAAGGCCTTCGCGGCTTCTATGAAACAGGTTCGACTCGCGGGATTCGTGCCGACCACGCAAAACGGCTGTCGCGCATGCTGCAGTTCATGGATCGCGCTACGATTCCCGCAGACTTGGATCTTCCGGGCTGGCGCCTGCATCCATTGAAAGGTGAGCTGACGGAGTACTGGTCGCTGAGCGTTTCAGGCAACTGGCGAGTGATCTTTCGTTTTGTCGGTTCGGACATCGAATTGGTCGATTATCTGGACTACCACTGACAGGAGGCAGGCTCATGCCCATGCACAACCCGCCACACCCCGGTGAAACACTGCTGATGGATGTCTTGCCCGAGCTTGGCATCAGCGTGACCGAATTGGCCCGACACTTGGGCTTCGCACGCCCGCATCTTTCACGTGTATTACACGGACATGCGCCAATCAGCCCGGATCTGGCTGTACGTCTTGAGCGTGCTGGCATTGGCAAGGCGCGCGTGTGGCTAGGCGTACAAACCGACTATGATCTGTGGCAAGCGGAGCATCGGGAGCAACCGGTTATCGAACTGATCGCTGTCCACGCCTGACACCTCCAGCCACTACAACTCCCCCGCCACTTTCACCCGCAAGGCCTTGCCGCCGAGTTGCTCGACCAGCGTCAAGGCAAACTCCAGTGCAGCGCTGGAGCCTTGCGCGGTGATGCAGTTGCCGTCGACCAGCACCGGTTGATCAACAAACGTACAACCCGAGAGTTGATGGCTGGCGCCGGGCAGGCAGGTCATGCGACGCTGGCGCAGCACGCCGAAGGCTTGCAGGGCGACGGCCGGGGATTCGGCAATGGCGGCGAACAGGCGTCCGGCGCTGGATTGATCCTTGAGCAGTTGTTGCAGCGGTTGATGCGCCGCCAGGTGTTGTGCGCCGACGGCGCCGCCGGGCAGGACGATCAGGTCAAAAGTTTGCGCCAGCACATCGACCAGCACGCCGTCGGCGGTCAGTCGTGTACCACGCGCGCAGGTGAGCATGCGTCGTCCTTCAATACTGGCGGCGACCACTTCGATGCCGGCGCGGCGCAACACGTCGATCAGGGTCACGCTTTGCAGATCATCGATGCCCTCGGCGAGGGTAATCAGGGCTCTAAAGGTCATGGGCGCTATCCGCTGGGTGATACTTGAAGCGTAGTCAGCTTCACCCGGATCGCGCTGCAACAGCCGTTACTTGATGTAAAGCTGGGTCGACATCGTGTTGCGTGGCGCGTTGATCGAGGTGTTGCTGAAGGTGAAGGTGCCTTCCTGTTTGCCCGCCAGATCGAAGGTGTAAAGATAACCGACGGTGCTACGGCCCGGACTGCATTCGGTCAGGTTTCCATTATCAAAGGCACAGACCCGTGCTCGGGTGCCGTTCACCTCGAACCCGTCCAGCTTGGCATGCGGCTGGCTCTGGCCGTATCCGACTTCCAGTACATAGACTTTGATGCTCGGCCCGTTGTGATTGCATTGGGTGTGCGTCTGCCCATCGCCGATGTCTTCAAGGCCGCAGGCCGGCGATTGCACTTTGATGACTTTCACTTGTGTCAACGGTGGCGCCGATGCGGCCCAGGCTGTCGACATCCCGGCCATCAACGCGGCAATCAAACCAAAAACCTTTATCCAGCAACTGCTCATGCGCTTCCCGCCCCGAAAAAATCAGCGCGCAGTATGGCGCAGTTGGCTTCAACGCAAAACTTCGCCGACGATCGACACCAACAACCGCCATATTCCTCACGCTGCTGGTATGATGCGCGGCTTTTTCCGGCCCACCACAATTTTTCAGGCGCTTGCGACGGTCTGTGCTTTGCTGTTGAGGTCGATACATTCACGGCGCCACGCGCGCCACGGGGAGCAGACATGCTGGAAAGGCTGTTTCAACTCAAGGCACACAACACCAACGTGCGCACCGAGATTCTCGCGGGCATCACGACGTTCCTGGCCATGGCCTACATTCTGTTCGTCAATCCGAGCATTCTCGGTGAGACCGGCATGGACAAGGGCGCAGTGTTCGTCGCTACCTGTCTGGCCGCCGCGATCGGTTCGACGATCATGGGCCTGATCGCCAACTACCCGATTGCCCTCGCTCCGGGCATGGGCCTGAATGCCTTCTTCACCTACACCGTGGTCTTGCACATGGGCCACACCTGGCAAGTCGCACTGGGTGCCGTGTTCATTTCCGCCGTGTGCTTCTTCCTGTTGTCGATCTTCCGTATCCGTGAATGGATCATCAACAGTATTCCACTGCCACTGCGCTCGGCGATTGCTGCCGGTATCGGCCTGTTCCTGGCACTGATCGCCCTGCACAACGCCGGCATCGTGGTCAGCAACCCGGCGACCATGGTCGGCCTCGGTGACTTGAAAGCCCCGGCACCGATCCTCGCCACCCTTGGCTTTGCCCTGATCGTTGCCCTCGAAGCGCTGAAAGTGCGCGGTGCAGTACTGATCGGCATTCTGGCGGTGACCATCATTTCCATCGCGATGGGCTTCACCCCGTTCAACGGCGTGACCTCGATGCCACCTTCGCTGGCACCGACCTTTATGCAACTGGACATCAAAGGCGCACTGGACATCGGACTGGTCAGCGTGATTTTCGCCTTCCTGTTCGTCGACCTGTTTGACAACTCCGGCACCCTGATCGGCGTTGCCAAGCGCGCCGGCCTGATGGGCAAGGACGGCCATATGCCGAAAATGGGCCGCGCACTGATCGCCGACAGCACCGCGGCCATGGCCGGCTCGCTGCTGGGCACTTCGACCACCACCAGTTACATCGAGTCCGCTGCTGGCGTGAGTGCTGGCGGCCGTACCGGTCTGACGGCCATCGTCGTGGCGATTCTGTTCCTGCTGGCGCTGTTCTTTTCGCCACTGGCGGCCAGCGTTCCGGCCTTCGCCACTGCACCAGCGCTGCTGTTCGTCGCCGTGTTGATGACTTCCGGTCTGGCCGAAATAGACTGGGACGACATCACCGTTGCCGCGCCAGTTGTCGTGACCGCACTGGCCATGCCATTCACTTACTCGATCGCCAACGGCATCGCCTTCGGTTTCATCGCCTGGACCGTGATCAAGCTGCTGTCGGGCCGTGCCCGTGAGCTGAACCCGGCGCTGGTGATTCTGTCGATTCTGTTTGTGATCAAGTTGGGTTGGTTCAACGCATGACTTTCGATTCCCAGGCTTACGCCGAGCAACTAGAAGCCAAGGTCACGCGTTTGCGTGATCTGCTGGCACCGTTCGATGCACCTGAGCCGACGGTGTTCGACTCGCCGCTGCAGAACTTCCGTCTGCGCGCCGAGTTCCGCCTGTGGCGCGAAGGCGGCGATCGGCATTACGCAATGTTTGCTCAGGATGACAAACGCACGCCGATTCTGATCGAAGAATTCCCGATTGCCAGCCTGCGCATCAATCAGTTGATGCCGCAGTTGAAAGCGGCATGGCAGGCCAGTTCGGCGCTGAGCCACAAACTGTTTCAGGTGGAGTTCCTGACCACGCTGTCCGGCGATGCGATGATCACCCTGTGCTACCACCGTCCGCTGGACGAGCACTGGCACGCGGCGGCGACGAAACTGGCGGCGGATCTCGGCGTCAGCATCATCGGTCGCTCGAAGGGCAAACGCGAAGTGCTTGGCCTCGATTACGTGGTCGAGAAACTCGACGTCGGCGGTCGCACGTTCAGCTATCGCCAGCCGGAAGGCGCGTTCACCCAGCCTAACGGCACGGTGAACCAGAAGATGCTCAACTGGGCGTACGAAGCGCTAGGCGATCGCAACGACGATCTGCTGGAGCTGTACTGCGGCAACGGCAACTTCACCCTGCCGCTCGCCACTCGCGTGCGCAAAGTGCTGGCCACCGAAATCAGCAAGACCTCGGTCAACGCTGCATTGAGCAACCTCAGCGAAAACGCTGTGGATAATGTCACTCTGGTACGTTTGTCCGCCGAAGAACTGACCGAAGCGCTCAACGAAGTGCGCCCGTTCCGTCGCCTGCAAGGCATCGACCTGAAGAGCTACGAGTTCGGCAGCGTCTTCGTCGACCCGCCGCGTGCCGGCATGGACCCGGACACCTGCGAGCTGACCCGGCGCTTCGACAACATCCTGTACATCTCCTGCAACCCGGAAACCCTGGCGGCGAACATCGCCCAGTTGCACGACACGCACCGTATTACCCAGTGCGCGTTGTTTGACCAGTTCCCGTGGACGCATCACATGGAATCGGGTGTGTTGCTGACCCGGCGTTGATTGCGGGAAGCTGATACGAGAAAGCCGTCGTGATTGACGGCTTTTTTGTGGTTTTTACAAAGCGGGATCGGCCTTGCGTGGTCGCCCGCCCTTTTTGCCATTCGCTCGAGCAGCTTCGGACTTTGCAGCACTGCTTTGACGACCGTTACGCGATGCAACCACCGACGCAGCCATCTTCATGAGTGACGGGCTCGCTGAAATCATCCCGGCAATGGAAACGTCAAGGTCTTTGCCCTCATGGCAAAGCGCAGTGCCTGCGAATCCGACTGTCAGCCCCTCGTAATCGCCTGCATCAAACCCGTCAAACTCTGGATACTGGCTCACCGGAAGCAACACACCACTGCCATCCTCAAAACGGATGACCAGAGATGATTCTTCAAAGGTTACGGAGACAGCCTGCAAGCTACTCGCTCGGCGTGCCTCCCCTTGCAGGATGGCGGCGTCGATCATCTCCTTCGTCAGGGGACGATGTGTGGATGGCTTAGCCTTGATGACTTTCATAAATCGATTTCCACTCCTTCCAATGCGCCTATCAATGTCAGAAGAGTTTTGCCCTCTTCTGGCAGATAACGCGCCGATCCCACTCTGTGTGTCTTGTCAGTGACGAGTTTCATCCCCAGCACTTCGTTTGAATGGCTGTCCCACAATTGATTGTCGAGACAGACAGTTTGCAATCTTGACCACCAGATCCCGCGTGCTCGTCGCAGATGAGCAGGCTGCTCAAGAGATCGACACAAGCCTTCCAGCACGGTTAACGGTGGTCGACGAGAAAGCGGCATGACATCCCAAAGCTCAATATCGTTGTGCCAGAAACTGAACTGTAATCGGGCGCTCCAGCTACCTGCATTCACGTGAACGTGCGGGGGGCAATGCTCATCTCGCAACATGATGACAATCGACAATCCTTTGTAGCTGCACACCTTCATGCTAACCCATCCGTTAGGTTAATAAGTTTCAGGATTCAAGATTCCTTTCAAATCCGACGACTGGTGATCGGCACATGACGTTTCACCGCTTTTCAGGCTAGCGTCGCAACAGGTCATGAGCCGGACAATCTCCAGTGAAAAACGTAAGCAAAGCTGTCGTCATATCTCGATCAATATCGCTTCTGTGCGATCACCGAACATAAAACGCCACGTCCATTTTTGTTCAATTGACCATGGTAACCATCTAGTACATTTTATCTCCACAGGCTGAAATCCTCGGCCAAAGCCAAAAACAATAAGTGGAGTTACCCCTCATGCCCCCTATCGTTCTGGTGCTCAATGGCCCGAACCTGAACCTGCTCGGCACTCGCGAGCCGGCCACTTACGGTCACGAAACCCTGGCGGATATCTCGGCGTTATGCGGTCGCGCGGCAGAAGAGTTCGGCCTGGCCGTGGAGTTTCGCCAGACCAATCACGAAGGCGAACTGCTCGACTGGATTCACGCTGCCCGCGGCCGTTGCGCCGGGATCGTGATCAATCCGGCGGCGTGGACGCACACCTCGGTAGCGATTCGCGATGCGCTGGTGGCCAGCGAACTGCCGGTGATCGAAGTGCACCTGTCCAACGTCCACGCCCGCGAGCCGTTTCGTCATCACTCGTTTGTCTCGGCGATTGCCACGGCGGTGATGGCCGGGTTTGGCAGTCATGGCTATCGCCTGGCGCTGGAACATTTCAGCCAGCGGTTGAAGGGGTAAATCGCATGTCTCGCTCTAACGTAATACTCGCCGGGCTGATTGGCGCCGGCATTCAGGCCTCGCGCACACCAGCGCTGCATGAGCATGAAGGCGATGCCCAAGGCCTGCGTTATCTATACCGATTGATCGATCTCGATCAACTGAACATGGACAGCACTGCCCTTCCCGACCTGCTGCTGGCGGCCGAGCGGATGAACTACACCGGGCTGAACATCACTTTCCCGTGCAAGCAGGCGATCATCCCGCTGCTCGATGAACTGTCGCCGGAAGCCAAAGGCATCGGCGCGGTGAACACGGTAGTGCTGAAGGACGGCAAACGTGTCGGTCACAACACGGACTGCCTCGGTTTCGCCGAAGGTTTTCGCCGAGGTCTGAAAGACGCCGCCCGCGAGCGTGTAGTCCAGATGGGTGCCGGTGGAGCAGGCGCGGCAGTGGCCCACGCATTGTTGAGCGAAGGCGTACAGCAACTGAGCATTTTCGATGTCGACAGTGAGCGCGCCGAGAGCCTAGCGAACAATCTCAATCAGCATTTTGGCTTTGGTCGTGCAGTGGCCGGTCGGGATCTGCCGAGCTCGCTGAATCTGGCTAACGGTCTGGTCAACACTACGCCAATGGGCATGGCCAAACTGCCGGGCATGCCGGTACCAGTCGAGCTGCTGCGCAAGGAATTGTGGGTGGCGGAGATTGTGTACTTCCCGCTGGAAACCGAACTGCTGCGCAATGCTCGCGCGCTGGGTTGCCGGACGCTGGATGGCGGCAATATGGCGGTGTTTCAGGCAGTGAAGGCGTTTGAACTGTTCAGCGGCGTGGTGCCGGATGCGCAGCGCATGCTCGCGCACTTTCAAAGCATGAATGGCTAAAAACCTGTGGGAGCGAGCCTGCTCGCGAAGGCGTACGGCCAGCCAATACATCTGTTGACTGACACACCGCTTTCGCGAGCAGGCTCGCTCCCACAGGGACGGTGTCAGGCCTGCAGGTAGCGCAGCACCGATTCGCAAATCATCTCGCGATGACGCTGCTTGATACTTTCATCCGGCAGATCAATCTGAAAAATCTCGCCAAACGTGTGCCGGTTCGATACGCGATAGAAGCAGAACGAACTGATCAGCAAATGCACATCCAGCGCGTCGAGCCCGGCGCGGAATACACCTTCATCAGCGCCACGACGCAGAATCTCACCGAGCGAATCGAGGATGGTGTTGTTCATTGCCTTGATCGCATCGGAACGCTTCACGTATTCGGCGTTGTGGATATTTTCAATGCTGACGATGCGCACGAAATCGACATTGCGGTCGTGGTGATCGAAGGTGAACTCGACCAATCGGCGAATCGCCTCCACCGGCGCCAACTCGGCCAGGTGCAGGCGGTTTTCGGTGCTGCGAATATCGCCGTAAAGCTTCTCCAGTACCTCGACGTACAACTGCTCCTTGCTACCGAAGTAGTAATAGATCATGCGTTTGGAGGTGTGAATACGCTCGGCGATCGCGTCCACGCGAGCGCCGGACAAGCCTTGCTGGACGAACTCGACGATCGCCTCTTGCAAGATGTTCTCGCGGGTCTTTTCCGGGTTGTTCTTGCGACTCTTGCGCGGCTCCACGGCGGATACTTCGGTCGCTGCGGAAAGTTCTGAATTCATCGTCATTGCGGGCTCACGGCCATCACTGCACAGGCGGCGATTATGGGCTGCGCAGCACAGTGAAGGAAGCCGCGCGGCCCGTGTTTAATCCCGCGTTTACGAATTTCCTACAACTTCGCCTGGCGCACCGCACCACTGCGTGATTTGGCCATCGCCGCCAGACGCACCGCGACGTTCGCTGCGCCGTAACCGGCATAGCCGTTCTTGCGCTGGATGATCTCGAAGAAGAAGCGCCCTTCGAACGGTTCGGTGTAGACGTGGAACAGTTCACCGCCCTGGGCATCACGGTCGTACAAGACGTTGTAATAGGCCAGTTCGCTGAGGAATTCGTCGTCGAAATCGAAGCGCGCAGCAAGGTCATCGTAATAGTTGAGCGGAATATCCAGCAACGGTACGCCGGCCTCTTTGGCGCGACTGACTTCGGCGAAGATATCGTCACAATCGAAGGCGATGTGGTGCACTCCAGAGCCGCGATAACTCGACAGCGCGTGGGAGATCGCGGTGTTGCGGTTCTCGGAGATGTTCAACGGCAAGCGGATCGAACTGTCGCGACTGCGCAGTGCGCGACTTTTCACCAGTCCATACGGATCGGGCAGCACCACTTCGTCGTCCGCTTCGAAATCCAGCAGGCTCTTGTAGAACAGCACCCAACTGTCGAGGCTGTCGGCCGGCAGTGCCATGGCCATGTGATCGATACGCTTGAGACCGCCGCGTGCCGGCGCATCTGCCAGCAGATTGAAATCGGTGCCGTAGACATCGGCCTGTTCATCCACCAGATAAATCAGGCTGCCGTCCGGCGCGCGCACCGCTGCCAGCTCCAGTTCATTGGGGCCGACCAGTCCACGATAGGGCTGACCTTTGTAAGCGACGGCGCGGGCCAAGGCACTGGCGCTGTCCTTGACCCGCACGGCGGTGGCGCACAGCGATGGGCCGTGGGCCTCGAAAAAGCTGTGAGCAAACGAATACGGTTCGGAGTTGAGGATCAGGTTGATGTCGCCCTGACGCAGCAGGCTCACGCTCTTGGAGCGGTGCTGCCCGGCCTTGACGAAACCGAGGCGCTCCAGCCAGTTCGACAGCTTGGCGCCGAGGCTTTCATCCACGGCGAATTCAAGAAACTCGATGCCGTTGTACTCGCTGGCCTTCGGTGTTTCGAAAAGGATTTCGCGATTGGCCACAGGCTGGGCTTCCTGCTCCAGACGCTGGCGAGTCTTCTCTTCCAGATACAGCAGCGAACGCAAACCGTCGGCGGCATTGGCCCGTGGCGGCGCGGCGCGGAAGCCGTCATTGAAGATTTCCAGCGACAGCGGTCCGGTGTAACCACTCTGGATGATCGGCGCGAGGAACCCCGGCAGATCGAACTCGCCCTGGCCGGGGAAGCAGCGGAAGTGCCGGCTCCACTCAAGAACGTCCATGGCCAGAATCGGCGCGTCGGCCATCTGCACGAAGAAGATCTTGTCGCCGGGAATGTCGGCGATAGGGCGCGGATCGCCCTTCAACGACAGCGTATGGAAGCTGTCGAGCAACACGCCGAGGCTCGGGTGATCGGCTTGGCGCACGATGTCCCAGACCTGTTGATACGTGTTGACGTGACGGCCCCACGCCAGCGCTTCGTAACCAATGCGCAAGCCGCGCGCACCGGCATGCTCGGCCAGCAGTCGCAGGTCATCGACCAGAATTTGTTGGTCGCCGACGCTGTCGGCCGAGGCATTGCTGCAGACCAGCACCAGATCGGTGCCCAGTTCCTGCATCAGGTCGAACTTGCGTTCGGCGCGCTCAAGATTGCGCGCCAGGCGATCGCGGCGGCAGCCTTCGAAATCGCGGAACGGCTGAAACAGAGTGATGGCGATGCCGAGATCAGCGCACATCTGTTTAATTTCCCGCGGACTGCCGTCGTAGTACAGGAGGTCGTTTTCGAAAATCTCCACCCCGTCGAACCCGGCGGCGGCGATGGCTTCGAGTTTTTCCGGCAGGGTGCCGCTCAAGGAAACGGTGGCAATGGAACGCTGCATGTTTCAACTCCCGGACTGCGCCGCTTTATCTTTACTGTAGGAGCTGCCGAAGGCAGCGATCGTTTGATCTTTATTCGTGAAAACAGAATCAAAAGATCGCAGCCTGCGGCAGCTCCTACATGGGATGGGTTTTTATAGTAGGGAAATTATTGGCTGCATCGAACGTGGCAGCAATTTAAAGTGTACTACCCGGTTAGTTTTGCGTGCGATTATCGAACACAATGGCGGTTTGGCGAATTGACGATTTTTCGTCCACTGCCCAACATCGACCGCACATTGAGTCCGGATCTGAACCACCGGTCGCAGCGTGCACAGAAAAAAGCACACCAAATAACAAATCCAAAAACGGGTGGAACACATGATTCCTTCACAGACTTCCCGCATGGCCCCGGCCATGAGCACTGCCTCAGGTGGCATCGGCGACAAGATCCGCGGCGCCATGGCTGTCGGCAAGACCCGTTGGGGCATGCTGGCGCTGGTGTTTTTCGCCACGACCCTGAACTACATCGACCGCGCCGCCCTCGGCGTCATGCAGCCAATCCTCGCCAAGGAAATGAGCTGGACGGCGATGGATTACGCCAACATCAACTTCTGGTTTCAGGTCGGCTACGCGATCGGTTTCGTCCTGCAAGGTCGCTTGATCGACCGGGTCGGCGTCAAGCGCGTGTTCTTCTGCGCCGTGCTGCTGTGGAGCCTGGCCACCGGTGCCCACGGTCTGGCAACGTCAGCCGTTGGCTTTATGGTCTGCCGGTTTATTCTCGGTCTGACTGAAGCGGCGAACTACCCGGCCTGCGTGAAAACCACGCGCCTGTGGTTCCCGGCCGGCGAACGTGCGGTTGCCACCGGCATCTTCAACGCCGGCACCAACGTCGGTGCGATGTTCACGCCGATGCTGCTGCCACTGGTGCTGCACGTCTGGGGCTGGCAAGCGGCGTTCCTGTGCATGTCGGCACTCGGCGGGATCTGGCTGCTGTTCTGGGGTTTGAAGTACTTCAACCCGGAAGATCATCCGAGCGTCAAACAGTCCGAACTGGACTACATCCAGCAAGAAGTCGAACCAGAGCAGGCCCGCGTACCGTTCTCGAAAATCCTGCGCATGCGTGGTACCTGGGCCTTCGCCCTCGCCTACTCGCTGACCGCGCCGGTGTTCTGGTTCTACCTGTACTGGCTGCCGCCGTTTCTCAATCAGCAATACAACCTGGGCATCAACGTGACCCAAATGGGTATCCCGCTGATCATCATCTACGTCACGGCTGACTTCGGCAGTGTCGGTGGCGGCATTCTGTCTTCGTTCCTGATCGGTCGCGGGATGAACTCGATCAAGGCGCGGCTGCTGTCGATGTTCCTGTTCGCCTGCTGCATCATCGGTGTGGTCATGGCGGCTGGCTCTGCCAATCTGTGGGTTGCAGTAGCTGCTATCTCCCTGGCTATCGGTGCACACCAGGCCTGGACGGCGAACATCTGGAGCCTGGTGATGGACTACACGCCCAAACACATGATGAGCACGGTGTTTGGTTTCGGCGGCATGTGCGCGGCGATTGGCGGGATGTTCATGACCCAGATTGTCGGTCACATCCTCACCGTCACCAACAACAACTACACCGTGTTGTTCACGCTGATTCCGGCGATGTACTTCATCGCGCTGACGTGGATGTACTTCATGGCCCCGCGCAAAATCCCGACCGTCACCGAATAACCTGCCTACACAACGCTACCTGTAGGAGTGAGCCTGCTCGCGATGGCTTAGTGTCAGTCAATAACTTCATCGACTGACACACCGCCATCGCGAGCAGGCTCACTCCTACAAGGTTTTGCGTAACCTACTCAGCGGCGGCTCTGCTGCCACGCTGCCGCCAGTCCGCTGCAACAGATCACCGCGATGCCTATGATCGTCAACAGACTCGGCGTGTGATTGAACAGCAACCAGCCCAACAACCCCGCAAACACGATCTGGCAATAACCGAACGGCGCCAGCAGCGCCGGAGCGGCATGGCGGAATGCCTGGGTGAGAAACAAATGCGCGGTCATCCCGCAACTGCCCAGCGCCAGCATCAGCCCGGCGTGGGTCAACGTCGGAACCTGCCAGAAGAACGGCACCAGCGCACTCATCACCAGCGTGTTACACAGCCCGGCGAAAAAGTTACTGGTGGTCGGGCTGTCAACTTCAGCAAGCTTGCGCGTCAGCAACTGATAGAAGCAGAAAAACAGCGCCGAACAGAATGGCAGCAATACCGCTGGGGTGAACAGTTCACCACCCGGGTGGACGATGATCAAAACGCCGATAAAGCCGCAAATCACC
This region of Pseudomonas sp. R84 genomic DNA includes:
- the aroQ gene encoding type II 3-dehydroquinate dehydratase gives rise to the protein MPPIVLVLNGPNLNLLGTREPATYGHETLADISALCGRAAEEFGLAVEFRQTNHEGELLDWIHAARGRCAGIVINPAAWTHTSVAIRDALVASELPVIEVHLSNVHAREPFRHHSFVSAIATAVMAGFGSHGYRLALEHFSQRLKG
- a CDS encoding DUF4160 domain-containing protein, coding for MKVCSYKGLSIVIMLRDEHCPPHVHVNAGSWSARLQFSFWHNDIELWDVMPLSRRPPLTVLEGLCRSLEQPAHLRRARGIWWSRLQTVCLDNQLWDSHSNEVLGMKLVTDKTHRVGSARYLPEEGKTLLTLIGALEGVEIDL
- the trmA gene encoding tRNA (uridine(54)-C5)-methyltransferase TrmA; this encodes MTFDSQAYAEQLEAKVTRLRDLLAPFDAPEPTVFDSPLQNFRLRAEFRLWREGGDRHYAMFAQDDKRTPILIEEFPIASLRINQLMPQLKAAWQASSALSHKLFQVEFLTTLSGDAMITLCYHRPLDEHWHAAATKLAADLGVSIIGRSKGKREVLGLDYVVEKLDVGGRTFSYRQPEGAFTQPNGTVNQKMLNWAYEALGDRNDDLLELYCGNGNFTLPLATRVRKVLATEISKTSVNAALSNLSENAVDNVTLVRLSAEELTEALNEVRPFRRLQGIDLKSYEFGSVFVDPPRAGMDPDTCELTRRFDNILYISCNPETLAANIAQLHDTHRITQCALFDQFPWTHHMESGVLLTRR
- a CDS encoding type II toxin-antitoxin system RelE/ParE family toxin; the encoded protein is MIKSFQHKGLRGFYETGSTRGIRADHAKRLSRMLQFMDRATIPADLDLPGWRLHPLKGELTEYWSLSVSGNWRVIFRFVGSDIELVDYLDYH
- a CDS encoding TetR family transcriptional regulator: MTMNSELSAATEVSAVEPRKSRKNNPEKTRENILQEAIVEFVQQGLSGARVDAIAERIHTSKRMIYYYFGSKEQLYVEVLEKLYGDIRSTENRLHLAELAPVEAIRRLVEFTFDHHDRNVDFVRIVSIENIHNAEYVKRSDAIKAMNNTILDSLGEILRRGADEGVFRAGLDALDVHLLISSFCFYRVSNRHTFGEIFQIDLPDESIKQRHREMICESVLRYLQA
- a CDS encoding DUF2442 domain-containing protein, which produces MKVIKAKPSTHRPLTKEMIDAAILQGEARRASSLQAVSVTFEESSLVIRFEDGSGVLLPVSQYPEFDGFDAGDYEGLTVGFAGTALCHEGKDLDVSIAGMISASPSLMKMAASVVASRNGRQSSAAKSEAARANGKKGGRPRKADPAL
- a CDS encoding HigA family addiction module antitoxin, with protein sequence MPMHNPPHPGETLLMDVLPELGISVTELARHLGFARPHLSRVLHGHAPISPDLAVRLERAGIGKARVWLGVQTDYDLWQAEHREQPVIELIAVHA
- a CDS encoding DUF4879 domain-containing protein, whose amino-acid sequence is MAGMSTAWAASAPPLTQVKVIKVQSPACGLEDIGDGQTHTQCNHNGPSIKVYVLEVGYGQSQPHAKLDGFEVNGTRARVCAFDNGNLTECSPGRSTVGYLYTFDLAGKQEGTFTFSNTSINAPRNTMSTQLYIK
- a CDS encoding shikimate dehydrogenase; the protein is MSRSNVILAGLIGAGIQASRTPALHEHEGDAQGLRYLYRLIDLDQLNMDSTALPDLLLAAERMNYTGLNITFPCKQAIIPLLDELSPEAKGIGAVNTVVLKDGKRVGHNTDCLGFAEGFRRGLKDAARERVVQMGAGGAGAAVAHALLSEGVQQLSIFDVDSERAESLANNLNQHFGFGRAVAGRDLPSSLNLANGLVNTTPMGMAKLPGMPVPVELLRKELWVAEIVYFPLETELLRNARALGCRTLDGGNMAVFQAVKAFELFSGVVPDAQRMLAHFQSMNG
- a CDS encoding NCS2 family permease, which encodes MLERLFQLKAHNTNVRTEILAGITTFLAMAYILFVNPSILGETGMDKGAVFVATCLAAAIGSTIMGLIANYPIALAPGMGLNAFFTYTVVLHMGHTWQVALGAVFISAVCFFLLSIFRIREWIINSIPLPLRSAIAAGIGLFLALIALHNAGIVVSNPATMVGLGDLKAPAPILATLGFALIVALEALKVRGAVLIGILAVTIISIAMGFTPFNGVTSMPPSLAPTFMQLDIKGALDIGLVSVIFAFLFVDLFDNSGTLIGVAKRAGLMGKDGHMPKMGRALIADSTAAMAGSLLGTSTTTSYIESAAGVSAGGRTGLTAIVVAILFLLALFFSPLAASVPAFATAPALLFVAVLMTSGLAEIDWDDITVAAPVVVTALAMPFTYSIANGIAFGFIAWTVIKLLSGRARELNPALVILSILFVIKLGWFNA
- a CDS encoding MFS transporter, with translation MPSQEPLLLRHHRPFLAFWFARIFTASGFQMLTVAIGWNLYQLTGNVLDLGLVGLVEFAPRVLFMLHTGHVADRYDRRRVAAICQSLQALIALALAIGSATDHVTREMIFILAFLLGAARSFEMPTTQALLPSIVPSALFPRAVAAAQSAQQSATIVAPALGGLLYAFGSVWVYGPTVLLYVIACTLMLNLPARQTPLNKGKATLDSLLAGIRFIRSRPDILGAISLDLFAVLLGGATALLPVFAKDILLTGPWGLGLLRSAPAVGALGMSLFLARFAVERNVGRVMFTAVGVFGVATIAFGLSTSFWFSLAVLVVLGAADMISMVIRASFVQLETPDEMRGRVSAVNGLFIGASNQLGEFESGVTAHWFGTVPAVVMGGIGTLVVTGTWIKLFPTLAYRDRMHVPVEEVKV
- a CDS encoding DJ-1 family glyoxalase III translates to MTFRALITLAEGIDDLQSVTLIDVLRRAGIEVVAASIEGRRMLTCARGTRLTADGVLVDVLAQTFDLIVLPGGAVGAQHLAAHQPLQQLLKDQSSAGRLFAAIAESPAVALQAFGVLRQRRMTCLPGASHQLSGCTFVDQPVLVDGNCITAQGSSAALEFALTLVEQLGGKALRVKVAGEL